The following DNA comes from Quercus robur chromosome 1, dhQueRobu3.1, whole genome shotgun sequence.
taACAAGAGCTCGAATTCAAATTGCATATTTGATACCAAAAGACTTGTCATTGAACTTCACAAAAATAGACACCTTCACAAAAACAAACTCTTATTAATCATGGAATGGAGATGCTAAAGGGCTGGGCATCAAAGTGGGTGATCACTATGTCCCAATTCATTATGGGTGTATTTTAAATCCATCTTTGAGGATTTGATGAATGCTAAGAATGTAAATTGATGAATGGTGTACGTAAACCTTGTTTTGCTCTTATCTGCttccattttaaaatttgaggatTGTTgatcaaaagaaacaaataaaaaatttgcatacagatttcattataaaaaaataaaaacaaaaaaagtatttgcgTACACAAGTAAAACGTGCTACTCCTGTTGAATATATGAAAACCTGCTTAGGATATGAAATTTGAATAAATTAATGCCTGATTCTTAAAAAGTTATCTATGGAATACTTAAGTTCATCTTTCTCTAATAATGGATGTTCTGGGTTGTCTCAATCACAACTGGATACTGAGAAAGCTATCCACAACAAGGGTGCAGGATGGTAAAATTTAAGCACTTCTTTTCTTCTAGTACTGTTCATCCAGCCCCTAAATACCACAGAATCATCTCCATTTCCTTATTTCTTACAACCCCTAATCAATCCTTTCTTTTATCCATCAACACCTTAAAACTCTGCAAACTTTCTTCAATCAAATAATCATCAAATAACTCATCTACCCACCTTTTAATTCTTAATATAAACCCATAACCCTCTATTTAACAACTCTAAATCAAAATTTCCTCATATCCTCCTAAATGTAGGGGGTAATGGCAGGGTTCAAAGCGATTTAAGGTGTTGACAATAGCAGAAGAATGCACAAGTCAGAGTTTGTTCAAACAAGTGTTCTTAATCTTAAATTGGAaaattcttctccaaaaaaaatcaaacatcacCCCCACCATACCCCAAATAAAAAGTGTCATAAAGCCATGAAAAAGGTATATAAATCCCGTTTTATCGATACTAAAAACAACCATCAATCTTTCATTGGGAAAAGGGTTTGCATCATTTTAACGGTCAAGCAAATAGGAGATTGAAGTTGACATAAACATCAATTCAAATACATGGTTAAAGTTAGGGAGAACCAGGGGCCTTCCATTTTCGTGAAATTTTATCTAAATTCCATACACAAATTAAATGAAGAATATATCTACCTCACATTAGTATTAGTCAAGTAGAATGTTTACACCTACATCACAGCATTTACTCTAGATATTGAGAATTATCCATTTACCATAGTTACAGTTCATTACAGTACAAACGTAGTACACAATAGACCATCTAGAAAAGTTACCTTGTGCATTGCACAACTGAGAATATTTATTAACCACTGCAGCaacacttaaataaaaaattctgagGTAATCCTCCTCAATTCACACCCTCCCCttccaccaccaacaacaaatTCATGAATTTAGAAAAGAGCAGGTAGTAAGGAAAAGTATGCATACCCACAATACTCAATGCAACTATATTCtatcaaaagaataaaaggagGTTACAAAAGGATTACTTCactaattaaccaaaaaaaaaaaggattacaGCACTAATATCTTGTTCCATAGAATCAAAaggggaaaatgaaaaaaaggcaAACACAAAAATACCACTCATGTTGTCAAACTTTCAAGCAGTTGTATCCCAAATCCAAATGACCGTCCCTGCAgtaaaataacaaatatataaaattagagtgGCAGAGGCATATAAATTACAGAAAAGGAAGAGTCACAAATAGAGAAAGAGATGCATACTTACCCCACGAAGCCATCAAGAAAGAGCTTTACCCAAGGCACAACGTAGGATTGGCATGACAGGATAGAGGCATCCAAGCGAAAAGTTGATCCTTGCTTTGGGTGAACTTTGGAAATACGAAACTTCAGGCAGTGAAGGCGAGATGTGACGCTGTCACGAGGGGCACCAGGTTCGTAATGCTGGCAGGGGGATTCCCAAAACAAGCAGAAATCATCACCGGCTAGATGAGCCAAGCGCGGAGGTGAATCGATCTCTCCATCCAATAGACATTCATGACTGTCATGTATAGGGACATAGGCCAATGACCACTCGTTTGTGACCACATCAAATGCAGCTAGGCATTGATAGTTGAATTCATACCAATAAAACTTGCTATCAACAGCCACAGGTTGTCCCCGAGGGAAAAGATAAAAGCCATCCTTGTTTATAAACTCATGTCGTCTCCAACACTTGGTATGCACATCATAGATTTGGAGAGGAGAAGACTGCAAAGTTGAACCCACCACAATAGTTGGGGTTGGGACCTCTAAAGCCACTGAAAAactattatcaatatttttggGACGGCGAGGAGGATCCACTAGAGAATCCCATCTATCAAGACTCAAGTCGTAAGCCATGGCCCAGGGTTTGTTTTCTTGATAACCACCTAGGCAATAAAGCTTGTTGCCAAGAAAGAGGGCATGCGCTGACGACACGCCATAAGGCATTGGAGGAAGAAACTCTTGCCTAGATTTTTTGGTATTGGTAAGGTCAAAGCGAGACACTAAATCGTCGCGTCCAGAAGCACAATAATCGCGGCCAGCTATATGGTATAAAGTGTTGTTGGATCCTAAAACGGAACACTTCCTTCCTGAAGGTACAATCACTGCAGGTTTGATATTCGGCTGCTGGTGGGAGTTTGGATGAAATATTGTTTGTAGAAACGGACTAGGACcaggaggaggaggagcctgATTGTGCTCAACATCGTCGGAGATGTTAAAGACATACCACTCCAAAGCCATACGAGAACCTTGTACGAGAATACAAGCAAATTTCTGGTATGGAAGAGAATCTTCATCACTCGATGGTAGTGAGAATGTAGATGAAGAAGGTGGAGACAAAGAGGATGATGATTTCGGTGTTGAAAATCTGGAATTCGACATGGCCAACTCtacataaaacaaaacaaatctctCAGAATATAAGTCAGAACcgtaaccctaaccctaaccctaaccctaaccatGGCATAAACTAACAACCGCCAAATTTTCAGAGCCTTAAAAGACAAAGAATCAAAGAATTCCATATATACGAAATTAACAAATGTAACATGGGATTCAATCTAAACTAATCAAAGCAAAATCAATACCCCTAAATTACAGAAAATcgaatcaagagagagagagagagaaagagagagagcttactTGCAATTTGCTTTGCGAAGAGAGGATCGGATAGAAACAGAGCGACGCAAGCCAAACAAACGGACGACtatgaaaaagagagagcagaGAGCGTATtgcttgtttgtgtttgtgtttgtgtttggtgttATTATATATTAGGATGGAGGCGGTGGACAAATGGGTCCGGCTCCCCTCCCGTTTCAAACTCTCATGTTTTCTCAGTTTTAATATAGATGAAAGACATCTGGCAGACCGAAACAGAGGTTCCTTTGCTGGTATATGAGTGTATAAGTAATGACACTTTGTTTGATCAAATTCATGTTCAAAATTCCTTACTGTCTTGGGAGAAACGAATGAAGATTGCTCTGGAAACAGCAAATGGACTTGCCTATTTGCATTTTAAAACTGAAGTGCCCATTTTGCACAGGGACATTAAGTCTTCAAATGTCCTTTTAGATAACAACTTCACTGCCAAAATTGCTGATTTTGGAGCTTCTAGGCTGAAGCCCATTGATGAAACCCATTTGACCACATTGGTTCAAGGAACTTTAGGATACTTGGACCCTGAATACTTCCACACTAGTCAGTTAACTGACCGGAGTGATGTGTACAGTTTTGGGGTAGTTCTTGCAGAACTAATCACTGGGAGGAAATCTGTTTCATCTGAAAACCCTGAGTGTGAGAGGAATTTGGCAAAGCTTTTTGTCACTGCAGTTAATGAAGAAGGCATCGATAAAATCCTTGATGATTAGATTGTGAAGGAGGTTTCCATGGAGCAGCTGAAGGACGTTTGCAATCTCACAGTGAAGTGTTTGAGTGTGAAGGGAGAACAAAGACCGTCTATGAGTGACGTTGGAAGTGGAATTGGGAGGCATACTTCTGTTGGGAAAAATTAAGTTTGATGCAGAAGAAGCCGAGTACCTATTCAGTGAACCTAGTGGTTCTGCCAATACCATTTCTGGGTGAACATGCAGATACTAATTGATGCCAAGTCTTTG
Coding sequences within:
- the LOC126692355 gene encoding putative wall-associated receptor kinase-like 16, which translates into the protein MKDIWQTETEVPLLVYECISNDTLFDQIHVQNSLLSWEKRMKIALETANGLAYLHFKTEVPILHRDIKSSNVLLDNNFTAKIADFGASRLKPIDETHLTTLVQGTLGYLDPEYFHTSQLTDRSDVYSFGVVLAELITGRKSVSSENPECERNLAKLFVTAVNEEGIDKILDD
- the LOC126714799 gene encoding uncharacterized protein LOC126714799, whose amino-acid sequence is MSNSRFSTPKSSSSLSPPSSSTFSLPSSDEDSLPYQKFACILVQGSRMALEWYVFNISDDVEHNQAPPPPGPSPFLQTIFHPNSHQQPNIKPAVIVPSGRKCSVLGSNNTLYHIAGRDYCASGRDDLVSRFDLTNTKKSRQEFLPPMPYGVSSAHALFLGNKLYCLGGYQENKPWAMAYDLSLDRWDSLVDPPRRPKNIDNSFSVALEVPTPTIVVGSTLQSSPLQIYDVHTKCWRRHEFINKDGFYLFPRGQPVAVDSKFYWYEFNYQCLAAFDVVTNEWSLAYVPIHDSHECLLDGEIDSPPRLAHLAGDDFCLFWESPCQHYEPGAPRDSVTSRLHCLKFRISKVHPKQGSTFRLDASILSCQSYVVPWVKLFLDGFVGDGHLDLGYNCLKV